The DNA window AAGTACCTTAGGCTGTGATTTCCCAAAGAACAGTTTGAAACACGCTCACAAGGATACACATGGGAGCTAAGGTTTCTGATTACAGGCACCAGAGAGGAATGGGGCATGGGCTGGGAAtaagagatgagaaaatcaaaCAGTTCAATGAGTAGATACTGAGAAAGGAAAGGCACTCTGAGCAAAGGAAGAGGACTACTGGGGGTAGGTCAGGGAGGGGGTCAAGGCCAGGCCACAGACAGCATTCTGTGTCTAGTTTCTTCCCATTCATATTAGTTTAGCCCTTTTGACTTCTTTAGGGATTGGCTCTGCACTGCCATACCAAAGGACTCCTCTTAGTCGTCCCTCCCACACTAGTGACTGTTTAGCTATGGCTATGCCTCCCCCACACACAGAGTGCTAAGGCACAAGTCATTGAAATCCATGCCACTGCTCAGACAGTCACATGCCATGTTAAGGTCAAACTATCATCAAGTACATTCCACTTTCCCTTTTGGGTTGTCATTTATTTACAGCATTTGACAAGCACCCACTAGATGCCATACGCAGTGATATAAAATGACACCTGTCTCTTGCCTAGGAGGCTGACATTCTGAAAGAGGGGCAGAATATGGGTGCAGGCAGTAGACAGGAGGGCAGAGATAACCAAGTAAATAGATGCTAGAacacattccccacccccccttggcagcagggaggaagaaggggggggtGTCCCCTGATGTCAGACACTCCCCTTACTGGTCAAATTGGCATGCCTGAATTCCTTTGTTACAAGGTAAGGTCCAGTGGGTATCATAGAATGATTTatgtaaaaaaccaaaagcatCAACAAagcttaaaaagaaaactgacacTACGACCCCATGTTTGAGCTACTCCCCTTCTTGACACCTGAGTTTAAGGAACAAGTTTGTACTTTATGTTCAGATTTCTGTGGTGCTGTAAAACAAAGATTCAAAAACATGCAGCCCACTACATTTTGGAGCAGATAATAGtcaacaaaataaattttcaaaccACAAAACCTAGATCATGgtaatgtggttttctaaggcacTGTGTGCCTGCAGAAATCCTTATAGATGGCTAAATGGACCCCATGCCTATTTACATCAGACCCCACTGCTGTAAGAGACTCTAAAAAAGCTAGGTTCTTCACCTGGGCTCTGtgagtttgttgttttttagatATTCTGACAATTTCATCTTACTGTAACTGGTTCCCTTTGTAATCCCAGGCGTTttgtcttatgcatttaaaatcattactTTGAGAAGGGTTCATAAACTTTACTGGACGGTCCAAGTGGTCCAGGACACAGAAAGGTGAAGAGCCTTGGCCCTAAAGAGTCTACCTGTAGCCACAACTTATATCCACTTTCCCCATTCTACTCATTCCCTAAAGGGAATGGCTTCCAAGACCTCATTTCAGGCCTCAGCCCTGACACTAACTCCTTGACCCTGGCTAAGTCCCACCCCCTTTCGGCCTCAGCAGTTTTAATAAGCCCCAGGTAACAGCCCTAAAGAATGTTTCTACTTAGAAgtacaagaagaaaaagaggtgAGGTTTGCTGCTGGTCATGAGAGATTCTGGAGGCAATTTGGAACTGAAGGGGGTCAGAGGGAATGGCTCATTCAGCATACCTAAGAGTCAAACATTCACAGGCACCAGAATGAGATGTTCTTTCCCTGAGTTCTCTCCCTTCAACCTGTTCTTCCCTCCCATGACTTCTCATTACATTCTTTGCTTGTTACTAGTTAGAAAATCACTTGGCCTACCTAGGAACCAAAAGTTAATGAGCAAAGCACTTAATGAACACTAATTTCTATCCCCAGAGCCAACCACTCTCACAGCatagaactttttgtttttttcccagggAGTGTGAAAAAAACCCCTTCTTCCTGGTATGTTTGTAGTTCATCAAGTgtcttcccatcccacccccctcTCCTGTCCTCCTCACCAAGGCaggaaaggaatgggggaagagaaagggggtaaGGAAACCTGGAGGAAGATAAGGAGGATGAATGTGGTTTGGAACCATGTGCACCACTTCCTAATTCAGTACAGACAAAACCTAGCATTTGCCTCCAAGATGTTACAACCTTGAGACACAAAGGAATGTACTTTTCTGTGAAAACGTCAACGACAACTCATGGCTGCTCTGGTATCTAAATGCATGTCACAGTTAATGGAAAGGCCATTTCACATGAATGTTAGGGAAGAGTCAGAAATATGAAGATCATTCTGCTTTCACTGCTGACGACTCCCAAATCTGCCCAACGAGCAGGCAGCAGAGCCAACTGACTCcctcctttccagttttcagGCTGCTGAGCCCTCTGAACCATACCCTATGGCAGAAAAGCCGGAGTGAGCCCTTATTAAGAAGGAAGCCTATGATCTCACTCCCTATAGTCTCCAGggaaggcaaagggaaaaggTTCCCCAGTCACCTGCAGGCAGCTTCAGGACCCAGGGAACGTCTGGGCTCTAAGTTGCTTCTCTGCTGCCTTCCCTAGGTTTTGGCATCCCCAGTCACAGCCCTACATTCGAATGTGGTCAAAAGGGAGGTTGGCCATAGGGGCCAAACATAACTCAGTGGCTCCTCAATAAAGAAGTAACCTAGATGAGACTGGTGTTGAAtatcctgaggaaagaaactGGGtggtcctgggtaagtcacctttCCGGGCCTGATCCTCACCTATAAAACGAGATGATCTCTAAACTCCCTTCCCCCTCTAATACCTGTGAGTCTGTGAAATTAAAACGTCACCTGTGATTAGTCGCTCTTCTACCACCAATATCTACAACATCACCTCATCTGACTGCTTCTCTACTCTGTCCTTCACAGAATAAGGGTCACCCATTGTAACATCCATGCTTCTCCGATCCAGCCTAGCTACAAAGCTCCAAAGTCTTTAGGCACAAAAATGcgcataaataaaacaaagaaacaaaacaaaccagtGAATTAGAATGCTCTTGTTTTCCaatactacatttaaaaaaataaatctgactgaagaaaagcaaaaactacAACAATCCAAAGGATATGCAAAATTTATAGTCCATCCATCTCCTGGAAAACATTACTTTTTTTGCCCTTCattaagaaggaaaaaggggacagctaggtggcgcagtggataaagcactggccttggattcaggaggacctgagttcaaatccaccttcagacacttgacacacctactagctgtgtgaccctgggcaagtcacttaaccctcattgccctgccaaaaaaaaggaaggaaaaaagtgtcTGCTCTGGGGCTCTATCTCACACCTATTAGACaagcaaagatgaccaaaaaggaaaatggtagaaAAACATTAATTACACGGATGGATTGTTAGCCAGCctgtgaattggttcagccattaTGGAAAACAATCTAAAATCATTTCCATAAAGTCACTCAACTGTGCCTATAAGCCAAAAccttaaagagatcaaagaaagaggaaaaggatccacatgtacaaaatatttatagctgctcttcctGTAATagtaaaaaattggaaactaaagggagTGTCCATTAACCTAAGGACAGCCAAACAAATGATAGTCTATGAACGTAATGGATTATTGTACcttaagaaacaacaaaaggggggcagctaggtggcgcagtggataaagcgccagccctggatttaggaggacctgagttcaaatctgacctcagaacattgacacttactagctgtgtgaccctgggcaagtcacttaaccccaactgcctcaccaaaaaaaaaaaaaaagaaagaaagaaagaaagaaaaaataacaaaagggacagtttcagaggtAACTGGGAAGATCTCTATGATCTGATGTCAAGTAGcttgagtagaaccagaagaacaacttACATAGTCCGAAGATCATAATGAAAAACAGCTGTGAAAGACTAAGAACTCTAATCACTGCAACAACAAACCTCGATCCCTGAAGACTGAAGATGAAGCTTGATGCTCCCCACACTCCTGACTCAGGGTGCAAAATAAGACTTACTGGCTACTTTTAGAGGAAAGAGCAAAAGCATCACAGCCAGCCTCAAAGGACAGGACGCGGGTTGGACATTATCTTTGCCTCAGCAGCTAAGACAAGGCCTACCTCtcttgaggaagaaaagaaagcatcATACAATCTTCTGGGATGTTTTTCATCTTAATTTTCTAACTTGAGCAGTCTGGAGCCCCTGGTCCCTGCAAGTATTCTAACAGAGGACTAGATGACATCCTCCGAAACGCGGAGCCAGAGGACAcaggctaatatggaaatgaagatttttttttaaagcagcctAGCTTAAAGGTCTCCCCtaatttcagatgaggaaacaaaggcctaCAGGAGGCTGAATGACTTGACTAAAACCTAGAGGATTTAAATCCCAAGAGCAGACTCCCCGGCTAGTGTCCTTTCCACTCTGTGGCCTCCAAGCCTTTAGCCAGAGCAGGCTCCAAGAAACAGCAGAGCAAAGACACCCAAGCACTGATCCACGCTCAGGCCAAGCACCTACAGAGCCATCCACTGCAAACAGGCAGCACACGGCTGCCCTGCCATAGTTGCTTCTGAAACCCCAGGGACTCGCAGGCTTCATCCAGATGACCCAGGGAGTCCCCCTTTCTTGATGGACAGAGACAACTGCCTTTCTTCCATCTGCCCACTCCACTAATTTTCCACAAGATCCACAAGAATGTGGGTCCCCAAGAAGTAATAGCACAGTCTCCTAGGGGTTCCCTACCACATTGTGGGGTTGACCTCTTTTCACTGGGACCTATGAGTCTGTGTAGCAAGGCAGGTtacaattaatcaacaaaacgCTGCCTTGAAGCCTAGGATGTGGAAGGATCTGAGTGAGGTGCTGTGGATATAAACACAACAAATGGAACAAATCTCTTCagtttacagacgaggaaactaaaGACCAGAGGGGTTCTTATAGCTGGctgattatatttattataaacagGTTTAATGATAAGCTCCCCTTATCATTATCCTTATCCTTTTAGTAAACAGAACAGAGGAGGCCCCATTTCTTCAATTAAGATGCAATGATGCCCTGCTATTGCCTCCCATTGGTCGAGATGAGTCCTGGCTGTTGTGGTACAGGGCCCTCCTCACACCTCCCCCCCTAAGAATACTTCTTCCCAGCACCACTTCCTACGTATAGCATTTCCTCCCTccttattgtttatttgtttacaaTAATTTCATGTCTTCCCtaaatttaatctctttgagagcaggaactgcctTATTCTTTGTATATGTATCATCAGCACCTAAgcccagtgcttaacacacagcaggtgcttaacaaatgcctaCTGATTGACAGTACCCTTATCTGCATGCCGGAGACCTGGACCAAGATGCTGAGCTTTTCTACAATTGATGTCCAAAGAAGTCCGTCTCCTACAGCAGAGAGTCTTCTCATGTGTCAGCTGAAACAACACCATCTACTAAAAGCAAAGTGCCAGGGTGTAGCCCCTCACCAGGATGTTCTGGTTCAGAGTTGAGGGAGGTGCTGAGAAGCCAAGGCTACCACACACCAAGGAGGTGTCGCTGAAGTAAGGTGTGCTCTCACTGCACAGAAGAGGAAGGGTAACAGCTGCAAACCACAAAAGAAGATACCACTATTAGAGCAGTTACTTCGGTATGATTCAAGGAGCTaagcaaaaaggaaggaaaacactCACTCACTCTTGCAGCTATCTGGCGAGCAAACACTGCAGAACCACGTTCTAATGAGAAATCATTCTATCTGACgtatctacaaaatggagaacTAGATAActtcctaaggtctcttccaaaccAAACGTTCTCTCGAGGCTCAGCTCAGGTGGGGCCTTCTCCACCTGGCTTTCAGTGATTCCTCCTTCTGGTCCGAGACTCCCCCAGCTGTTCATGCTTGCCTCCTTCTCAAACTCACATTTGCTGACCTAGGTATGTGTTTAATTGCTCTGCAGAACAGAAGTTCCTTAGGGGCAGGGAATgccctgtttttgtctttttatagcCGGCACCTAGTGTGGTGCCTTACACAAAAACCCTGGCTGAAATTAACACAAGTTCCTCCTAAAAGGGCATTATTACAATAAAGTTCTATTCTAAAGCACCTCACCATTCCAAGACCAGGCCTCCTGAGGGTCACTCTGAATGATCAGAACATAAGACAGAACCATAGGCCAGATAAGTAACAGCGTAGCAATGTGTGCTGTGGATAATCACTAAAGTTAGCCTCATATTTAAATGCCATGACCAACACTTTGCATAATTTGTGAAGATGCTCTCTAGCAATCAATACATGCGGCTCAAAGCCAACACccaagcaaacaaaaccaaaatcatgAACTCTCTATACTTTTATCCCCTAAAGCTAAATATTGATCAACATTCACCTTAATTCTGGCTAACAGCCACCATGAAATGTTCTAATCTCATGAAATTTGTATTTCACAATGGCCTATAAGATAAAAGCCAAGACTCTTAAAACAATTATCTTTACAACTGAAAGGATGTGGAAATAAAAGCAATGATTTATTAACCTATTTCCTAGCCATAAGTCAGCCTTGTGTCATTATCACCTATGCCATTTTACCCAATCTGCCTAGTTCTACCAAGTCCCATGTCGAGCATCCCGCCTACAGGCCTATCTTGAATTCTAAAGCCATATGAAACCAATGGCTCCTGTCCCCAAGGAACTCAAATGCAAGAAAACCCCTAGATATGTGAGCTTTTCTaaactttaaacatttttcttgacATGCTGGAAGGATCATGTCTGGCCAAAGTCTGTGTCTCAAGGAAGTGATTAAATTAAAACCAGCTATGACAGTCCACTATGAGGAAAAAGTGTTCATGGATGGGAATCCATCCTTTGGCTTTCCCAAGTTGGGACTGAGTGTAGCATTCCAACTCTTCTCGATTACATAGCCAATTACAGATTGGAGCACTCAGTAACTGATTCAAATAAACTCAATCAGAAAATTCCTTCGCTTTTCAGGACAAAACTACACAAGACAAGTTTACCTAGCACCACCTTCCACACACATTCAAATATACACGACTGTGTTGGACCATCAAATGAAAGTCAACAATTTTTCGAATCTAAAAGCTTTCAGTCAACATGGTTTGGTTCAAAAGTATCACAGTCCTATCCTACGGCTATTCAAGCATAATAGCATTATCTTCAAATGAAAGGCATCTGAAGATGCTCCAAATTAAACCAGGAACACTTCCATCATCAaaagcaccagcctccccctcaACCCCCAACTGATATATTTTTCCACCAGCCACATGCAAATCCAAGTTATGCCATGAGTAGAGACTGAAATGCAGGCCTCTTCTGCAGGAAAGGTAGTATCAAGAAACTGTGCTGGCCTTGCTATGTACTCCCCAAAAATAGAATGTACAAGGATGACATAAGATGAAGAGAAGCAGCAACACAATGCCCTTATTGGTTCAAAAGAGTATGTTCTATCAAGGATAAAACACTATTAAAGGAAGGAATTTGCCTTCCTGGAGAAATGTGCAAACACCTGAGAAATACAGAAACAAGGAAAATTAAATAAGGCTGCAGCCCAAAGTTCTTTGAAACCAAAACATATCCTTCTTTTTCTAGAAATCGACACCCTATGCATCACCTTACCTGTTGGACAGGCCTTATGGTTTCCTCCTGACATTCTTATTTGGCTGCTTGGTTAATACAACCAATTTTGGGGAAAACCAACACCTAGAATGTTAAGACCACTGTATTTGGGGAAAATGTGACATTTAACATTTTGACAGTGCAGTCTGCCTATTACATTCAAATTTGTGAACGAACCCAACCCATTTaaaaaggacaaagagaaaacaaggaagatattagaagacagaagagaaaactctTAGGTTATTTCTTGTAAAGATGAGGTTATTATGAAATTAGCCCAAGTACACTTAGTAGAAGAAATCAATCAGAATGAAGAATAATCAGTAGCCATGCTTCAAGTAGTTATATGGTTATTCATTCTAGGTTAGGCTTTCTACGAAGAAGTATTCATCTCCAACACCAAACTCCTAAATCATTAGTTATCGGTTTGACATCTATGGTAACATCACAATGCTGGTGCTCGCGCACCGCATGTCTACAAAGCTGCAATATGTCTGAAAGGGAGATCCCTGGAGCagatctcttctttctaggttttgcCCATTATGTACCTCCAAAGCCAAGGCTGTCTTGTCGTAGGCATTAGGGACTCGCTTCTGGATAACCCTGGCATAAATGGGCCCATTCTGGAGGTTAGGGAGCGGAGTGTTGACGCTGGGTTGGGCATAGGGCCCAGGCTCCGGCCCACCCAGTGGCTGTGGGTGGGAATTATCCTGGTTACCTCCAATCAAAGCTGATACTGAGGCGGAAGCAGGTCTATACTTCTCGACGTAAGGGACAGGTATCATTCCCCTCTTGCCTTCGCTGTCCTCTGCATTCCACCACTGCTCTTCAGGCTTATCCCGGATTCTCAAGATGTCTCCTTTCTTAAACGGAAGGTCTTCTTCATCATTCCCATTAAAGTCAAAGAGAGCTCGCACATACTCTGCCTCCTCTGACCTAAGAATTACTCCACTATGCTGCCTGGATCTGGCAACAGGTTCTATCAAGGTTGTAGTGTCCAAATAGTGTATTTTGTAGAATTCCAGTAAAGCAGGCAATGAATCAAATTCTTGATCTCCTATTCGGAGTCTGGAGGGGTTCAGCCCTGAAAGAAACACAACAGGATATTATTCACTAGAATATGCTGCATTCAAAACCATCTTTAGATTTCAAATTTAATATACAAATGTAACACCCAAGAAACTTTGTAAAATAACTGGCTGAATATATGGCCACGTGGAAAGAGTTCAATGTCCACAAAATGGCTTATGTTAACTTTAATAGTATCAGAAATAGTCAAAATATGGTGCCCTGAGAGCGAATCCCCAAACAGAACACGTTTCACAGAACCTGCAGCCTTTGGTGTTTCTGTTCCTGATATTGTCTGTGAAAACTCAAGATTCTCAGCGCCTGCAAAAATCCATGTAAGGGTCTCTGTTGCAGTCACATAAGGAAGGTTATTATAGAACATCAGTCCCTAAGATTCTGTAGCTCAGTGTGGCAATCAGAATGGCAGCAAAGAACTGAAGAGTCACTTAAACTAGGGAGTACAGGAAGAGCAGTGAAAGCTGCAGTTAGATCACAACTGCTACAACCAAAACTAGGAGACTAAATAAAAGAACCTGCCGGCTGAATTTCTACAAAACATGATTTTAGCTGACCACAAGAGAAACCAATTTTAGAACATTGCTCTTTTCTGCCCTAAGGTTCTAAAATGCAAGGACAAAGGACAGACaaccaataaacaaaaaacaaagttgcCCCTGAATGAGAAATACAAGTTTTTTCAACAGCATTATAAATGATTCAGAGGGAGATAGAACAAATGTTCTGTTTTTATCTTGTTGAGATGTTTGGTATTTATTTTCAAATCAAATTATAGTTTAAATTTTAAGATCCTTCATTTAACCCATGTTTATCTATTATTCTTTGTTATCAATATTACTTTTAAGAAGAAATTTAAGGAAATAGAGGCCTTTATCCCATAATTGAGGTAGCACTGTACAGTGGTTAGTTGGAAAGTTGGCATGGGAAtaaggaaaatctgggttcaagatCTAGATGTCTTGGACAGACCAGGTGCATTCCCATCTTCAAAAGAACCCGCCCCACCCACTGCCCAATCTGATATAGTTTTCAAGCAGCCATATCCAAATCCAAGTTCTCTCCTGAGGGGAGATGAAATGCAAAGCCTCTGGCCTTGTCTATGGAAGTTATTTAGGAAAGTTACTTGGTTTCTCAGTGTCCCAGCCAGCTCTCTAAAACTAAGttaccaatcaatcaatttaaGTATCTATtgtggacagctaagtggtgcagtggataaagcaccagctctggattcaggaggacctgagttcaaatatgacctcagacacttgatacttactagctgtgtgatcttgggcaggtcacttaaccctcattgccccaccaaaaaaaaaaaaaaaaagaatctattgtaggggcagctaggtgttgcagtagaaagagtaccagccctggagtcaggaggacctgagttcaaatgtgacctcagacacttgacatatactagctgtgtgaccctgggcaagtcacttaaccccaattgcctcacacacccccccccaaagaatctattgtgtgccaggcactgtagtaagTCCTAAGtatacaaaaggaggcaagagacagtccttgacctcaagaaacCCACAAACTAAAGGGGAATACTAACagctaacattaatata is part of the Dromiciops gliroides isolate mDroGli1 chromosome 4, mDroGli1.pri, whole genome shotgun sequence genome and encodes:
- the CRK gene encoding adapter molecule crk isoform X2, translated to MRKLRPKVLDHVSHPFIFWSLELPRRGERPSFGVWVQVLSLTHEIVGLNPSRLRIGDQEFDSLPALLEFYKIHYLDTTTLIEPVARSRQHSGVILRSEEAEYVRALFDFNGNDEEDLPFKKGDILRIRDKPEEQWWNAEDSEGKRGMIPVPYVEKYRPASASVSALIGGNQDNSHPQPLGGPEPGPYAQPSVNTPLPNLQNGPIYARVIQKRVPNAYDKTALALEVGELVKVTKINVSGQWEGECNGKHGHFPFTHVRLLDQQNPDEDFS
- the CRK gene encoding adapter molecule crk isoform X1, with amino-acid sequence MAGNFDSEERSSWYWGRLSRQEAVALLQGQRHGVFLVRDSSTSPGDYVLSVSENSRVSHYIINSSGPRPVAAAAAPPLPLPPAAAQPGPGLNPSRLRIGDQEFDSLPALLEFYKIHYLDTTTLIEPVARSRQHSGVILRSEEAEYVRALFDFNGNDEEDLPFKKGDILRIRDKPEEQWWNAEDSEGKRGMIPVPYVEKYRPASASVSALIGGNQDNSHPQPLGGPEPGPYAQPSVNTPLPNLQNGPIYARVIQKRVPNAYDKTALALEVGELVKVTKINVSGQWEGECNGKHGHFPFTHVRLLDQQNPDEDFS
- the CRK gene encoding adapter molecule crk isoform X3, with translation MAGNFDSEERSSWYWGRLSRQEAVALLQGQRHGVFLVRDSSTSPGDYVLSVSENSRVSHYIINSSGPRPVAAAAAPPLPLPPAAAQPGPGLNPSRLRIGDQEFDSLPALLEFYKIHYLDTTTLIEPVARSRQHSGVILRSEEAEYVRALFDFNGNDEEDLPFKKGDILRIRDKPEEQWWNAEDSEGKRGMIPVPYVEKYRPASASVSALIGGR